AAGTAGAAAAATTCTTTATATGTTTTTACTTGATAAGCTTGCTTTTTTTTCTTACCTCTGAGCCTGTTGAACAAAGCAGGAGTTAATGCTCCATTATATAAATTTTCAGGAACCAGAGGAGCGCAGATGCCTATTTATGAATTCAAGTGTAATAAGTGTGGGAAAGAATTTGATGAACTTGTCATGCCCGGCAAAGATATAAAAGCTGTTTGCCCGGAATGCGGAAAAACTGAATGTGAAAAATTACTTTCCAAAGGGAATGTCAGACCTAACGGGATTCCAAAAGGCAAAGGAGGA
This genomic interval from Desulfovibrio sp. UCD-KL4C contains the following:
- a CDS encoding zinc ribbon domain-containing protein codes for the protein MPIYEFKCNKCGKEFDELVMPGKDIKAVCPECGKTECEKLLSKGNVRPNGIPKGKGGYKLSPCHECKSQNK